A region from the uncultured Macellibacteroides sp. genome encodes:
- a CDS encoding YdeI/OmpD-associated family protein — MTIETNYFENRKDWRKWLSDNFETAREVWFVFPNKSSGKKSITYNDAVEEALCFEWIDSTIKSLDKEHKIQRFTPRKPKSTYSQANKERLKWLLENKMIHPGLEDKIQNILSDPFVFPNGIINRLKEDKTVWNNYQQFSNAYKRIRIAYIQAAEKRPEEFEKRLNNFINKTKENKIITGFGGIEKYY, encoded by the coding sequence GCGAAAGTGGCTGAGCGACAACTTTGAAACGGCCCGTGAAGTCTGGTTTGTATTTCCCAATAAATCGTCGGGCAAAAAAAGTATCACCTATAACGACGCCGTCGAAGAAGCCCTTTGTTTCGAGTGGATCGACAGTACGATAAAGTCGCTTGATAAAGAACATAAAATTCAGCGATTCACACCCAGAAAGCCTAAAAGCACCTACTCGCAAGCCAACAAAGAAAGACTTAAATGGCTATTGGAAAATAAGATGATACACCCCGGACTAGAGGACAAAATACAAAATATATTGTCAGACCCTTTTGTTTTTCCCAATGGCATCATCAACAGATTGAAAGAAGACAAAACCGTATGGAATAACTATCAACAATTCTCCAATGCATACAAACGCATCCGCATCGCATACATCCAGGCAGCAGAAAAACGACCCGAAGAATTTGAAAAGCGCCTGAACAACTTTATCAACAAAACAAAAGAGAATAAAATAATAACCGGATTTGGAGGAATCGAAAAATACTACTAA
- a CDS encoding tetratricopeptide repeat protein gives MMYYYKTSKNLLLFITIFTLSLSCKGKRNVSETATDKLEQQLKQAIDSVNQNRTFTFHQLSEALQSATDSNSYYRVRHTQAEAYFYINEFDSVKSISNCILAYCNRQKSSPDIYELQSAACNYLGNYHTQMYNLDSALYYYQKSLDYSLQGKSSIKWPDLYVNIADNYVRKGDFAMGATYFRKALHVSDSIQNSSQMRFPIYFGLGQVYMELRDFDISDTYFRQAEKLYDDRNLSEKFTFCNNRGNYYYYKEDYTQALKWFRKALALLSGGDYKFYVSLCQLNLGDIFLNLNEPDSAHYYLNKSYDYFSTIQNPTALYYIATIRAGLALKENNTALAAQYLDKTKDNTGVEVNIVTIRNKYLQDYYYRTGNYKKAYQYQSENIALNDSIRTDRALKRAFELDMRYKQDTTLMKKELIISEQATQVSKLQISFLIWAAGFTILLLLALFVYYHMKKQRDIQKLTFTNDITKLRMENIRNRISPHFLLNMLNHEIQSAEQASRSKLYLLVDLLRKSLEMTDQSCISLKEEIDFVETYIQLEKESLGQHFSYNLSIDPTLHPEKIELPPMMVQIPVENAIKHALRPKEGEKQLTITVEPHGNGIIIKIEDNGTGYAPMENSTTRGTGTGTKVLCQTIDLLNRKNKEKIDFSINSKQLPAESGTIVTIYIPDNFAFQ, from the coding sequence ATGATGTATTATTACAAAACGAGTAAGAACCTTTTATTGTTCATAACAATCTTTACCCTGTCACTCTCATGCAAAGGGAAAAGAAATGTTAGCGAAACAGCTACGGATAAACTGGAACAACAGTTAAAACAAGCTATAGATTCAGTCAATCAAAACCGAACATTTACTTTCCACCAACTGTCAGAAGCCCTGCAATCGGCAACCGACAGCAATAGTTACTACAGAGTACGCCATACACAGGCCGAAGCTTATTTTTACATCAATGAATTTGATTCTGTTAAAAGTATAAGCAATTGCATCCTTGCCTACTGTAACCGACAGAAATCCTCCCCCGATATTTACGAATTACAGTCTGCCGCCTGCAATTATCTCGGAAATTACCATACCCAGATGTACAATTTAGACTCTGCCTTATATTACTACCAGAAATCACTCGATTATTCGCTCCAAGGCAAGTCGTCCATTAAATGGCCAGACCTCTACGTAAACATTGCCGACAATTATGTCCGCAAGGGCGATTTCGCCATGGGTGCAACCTATTTTAGAAAAGCCCTGCACGTAAGCGACTCAATACAGAATAGTAGCCAAATGAGATTCCCCATATACTTCGGACTCGGACAAGTATACATGGAATTACGGGATTTTGATATCTCTGACACCTATTTTCGCCAAGCAGAAAAATTGTACGACGATCGCAACTTGTCAGAGAAATTCACTTTTTGCAACAACCGCGGTAACTACTATTATTACAAAGAAGACTATACACAGGCTCTGAAATGGTTCAGAAAAGCCCTTGCTCTACTCTCGGGAGGCGACTACAAATTTTATGTAAGCCTGTGCCAGTTAAACCTCGGAGACATCTTTCTTAATCTAAACGAGCCCGACTCCGCGCACTACTACCTCAATAAAAGTTACGACTATTTCAGCACTATTCAAAATCCTACAGCGCTCTATTATATAGCAACAATCAGAGCCGGGCTGGCCCTAAAAGAAAACAACACAGCACTTGCGGCACAATACCTGGATAAAACAAAAGACAACACAGGCGTGGAAGTCAACATCGTAACCATTCGCAACAAATATCTTCAGGACTACTATTACAGGACAGGCAATTATAAAAAAGCCTACCAATACCAGTCGGAGAACATTGCACTAAACGATTCCATCCGTACAGACAGAGCACTAAAAAGAGCCTTCGAACTAGACATGCGGTACAAACAAGACACCACCCTGATGAAAAAAGAACTCATCATCAGCGAGCAAGCCACACAGGTAAGCAAACTTCAGATAAGCTTCCTCATCTGGGCAGCCGGATTTACCATCCTGCTCCTACTTGCACTGTTTGTCTACTACCATATGAAGAAACAACGAGACATTCAGAAGCTAACCTTCACGAACGATATAACTAAACTTCGGATGGAAAACATACGGAACAGAATATCCCCTCACTTCTTGCTCAATATGCTGAATCACGAAATCCAATCAGCCGAACAAGCAAGCCGGAGCAAACTCTACCTATTAGTCGACCTCCTTCGCAAAAGCCTTGAAATGACAGATCAATCCTGCATAAGCCTCAAAGAAGAAATTGATTTTGTAGAAACCTACATTCAACTGGAAAAAGAAAGTCTGGGTCAGCACTTCAGTTATAACCTAAGCATCGACCCTACCCTTCATCCCGAAAAAATTGAACTTCCCCCTATGATGGTTCAGATACCAGTCGAAAATGCCATTAAACACGCGCTACGCCCCAAGGAAGGAGAAAAGCAGCTTACAATTACCGTAGAACCGCACGGCAATGGAATCATCATAAAAATAGAAGACAATGGAACCGGTTACGCCCCAATGGAAAACAGCACCACCCGAGGAACAGGAACAGGAACAAAAGTACTCTGTCAGACCATCGACCTGTTAAACCGCAAAAACAAAGAAAAGATTGATTTTTCGATCAACAGCAAGCAATTACCCGCCGAAAGCGGAACCATTGTAACAATTTACATACCAGATAACTTTGCATTTCAATAA
- a CDS encoding response regulator transcription factor: MKTNITTTIIDDDEVCTQSLCKSLSAYTEFIITGVAKDAISGKQLLLEQRPDLLFLDVELPDTSGIEMLRQLKEHIYWPMRVIFYTAYEKYLLEALRESAFDYLLKPYEENEFQKVITRYLATSNANPEFGRLLNSLSSLLPQNRTFLVATITGYQLFRIEQIGCFDYSKHQKQWNILSTNPTNPSLKRTTRATDILQYSNSFIQINQHQIINIEYLYAITDKTCRMLPPFDTLTDLHISRIFMKELQDSFNKI, encoded by the coding sequence ATGAAAACCAATATAACAACAACCATTATAGACGACGATGAAGTCTGCACCCAAAGCCTATGTAAATCCCTGTCCGCCTATACCGAATTCATAATAACCGGCGTAGCTAAAGACGCCATAAGTGGCAAACAACTCCTCCTGGAGCAACGCCCCGATCTGCTCTTTCTGGACGTGGAACTACCAGATACCAGCGGCATTGAAATGCTTCGGCAGCTAAAAGAACACATTTACTGGCCCATGCGCGTAATATTCTATACCGCCTACGAGAAATATCTTCTCGAAGCCCTCAGAGAATCAGCATTCGACTACCTGTTAAAACCCTACGAAGAAAATGAATTTCAAAAAGTGATAACCCGCTACCTGGCCACCTCAAATGCCAACCCCGAATTCGGCCGGCTACTCAATTCGCTATCCAGTCTGCTTCCCCAAAACCGCACCTTTCTGGTAGCCACCATTACCGGATACCAACTTTTCCGTATCGAACAAATCGGATGTTTCGATTACAGCAAGCATCAAAAACAATGGAACATACTATCCACCAACCCAACCAATCCATCATTAAAGCGCACCACCCGCGCCACCGATATCCTTCAATACTCCAATTCATTTATACAAATCAACCAACACCAAATCATAAACATCGAATACCTGTACGCCATCACAGACAAAACCTGCAGGATGCTTCCCCCTTTCGACACCCTTACCGACCTCCACATCTCCCGCATCTTCATGAAAGAACTCCAAGATAGTTTCAATAAAATATAA
- a CDS encoding FHA domain-containing protein has product MVSILDPYRNNQSDQITSVVYKSEITNKGTITVLSNDETPNQTYDLQVGVSVIGRKSNLSNVTIGIITQDKLMSREHIKIEVIKNRIGGYAHLLSDMNSKNKTMYNNDYLEKDEIIVLQNGDEITIGKTKLRFNE; this is encoded by the coding sequence ATGGTTTCGATTCTCGACCCGTACAGAAACAACCAGTCCGACCAAATTACAAGCGTAGTATATAAATCCGAAATTACAAATAAAGGAACAATAACAGTCCTTTCCAACGATGAAACGCCTAATCAAACCTACGACCTGCAAGTAGGAGTTAGCGTAATTGGAAGAAAAAGCAACTTATCCAATGTAACTATAGGAATAATTACTCAAGATAAATTAATGAGCAGAGAACATATAAAAATTGAGGTGATTAAAAATAGAATAGGCGGATACGCACATCTTCTTTCCGACATGAATAGTAAAAATAAAACTATGTACAATAATGATTATCTGGAAAAGGACGAAATAATTGTACTTCAAAATGGAGACGAAATTACTATTGGCAAAACCAAACTTCGTTTCAACGAGTAA
- a CDS encoding FHA domain-containing protein encodes MSQNKTVVPGMSPFTQDNPSENVYGKNTPAGISSKKTYCPEMGMNAPGYESTQQGAGSIPKNVNEKPVVGFLYSISKRGIGEFWPLHVGPNKIGRSKKCDICLNEGSVSEEHAEVVIRNLKNPEKLVASITDYRSTCGTMINGVSIAFNAQECVTNDIITIGENYELLIILIDAKKMNLHVAENYIHVAEENTPVNPYSKDNENQNPIPDMNYNYNNNTPLKPTESNYYTGPETGGTVPLDGSKAVVRGNTILLK; translated from the coding sequence ATGTCACAGAACAAAACAGTTGTACCTGGAATGTCTCCATTTACTCAGGATAATCCGTCCGAGAATGTCTACGGAAAAAATACACCAGCAGGAATATCCTCCAAGAAGACATATTGCCCGGAAATGGGAATGAATGCGCCGGGCTACGAATCCACTCAACAAGGTGCAGGTTCCATCCCAAAAAATGTAAACGAAAAACCGGTTGTAGGTTTTTTGTATTCTATATCCAAAAGAGGGATCGGAGAATTCTGGCCTTTACATGTCGGACCAAATAAAATCGGACGGTCCAAAAAGTGCGATATATGTCTAAACGAAGGCTCTGTTTCGGAAGAACATGCAGAAGTTGTAATACGTAATCTGAAAAACCCGGAAAAACTGGTAGCCTCTATTACCGATTACAGATCTACTTGTGGAACGATGATAAACGGTGTAAGCATTGCTTTCAATGCACAAGAATGCGTTACTAATGACATAATTACCATTGGAGAAAACTACGAGCTTCTTATCATTTTGATAGATGCAAAGAAAATGAATCTACATGTTGCAGAAAATTATATACATGTAGCAGAAGAAAACACTCCTGTAAATCCATATTCTAAAGACAATGAAAATCAGAATCCAATTCCTGATATGAACTATAATTACAACAATAATACACCTTTAAAACCTACTGAATCTAATTATTACACGGGGCCGGAAACAGGCGGAACTGTTCCTTTAGATGGATCAAAAGCTGTCGTGCGCGGAAATACAATTCTCCTTAAATAA
- a CDS encoding serine/threonine-protein kinase produces the protein MTTIKLEGNTEQSKGIYYEYDPYSTPLGIGGMGKVFKGRQVCKSTNSVTDVAIKFMFEVLPVSFIERARREASIQIDNENLLKMMGFVQTEETSVLGEIKYRYHVVSELLDGIVLSDLLDGNIDSQTNDHVFARKLYAEHKESPYQFALTVIKSILSGIMALHDCGYIHRDIDPSNIMITKDGKIKLIDFGIAKQLSSLNTTDKTLTSAGVFIGKPKYAAPELVLGDINHQGRTTDIYSVGILLYQLITGHLPFEGPDHIILNAQLHRNVPLNEIKQSKLRTIIKKATAKNQNERYQSAAEFRVAIEQIEELSYPDRYIRFPFGLVDNKKKTVLSFSASFILIACIGLYLNGKEISPDPRNKTVEKNVASTASTPSDASEFKGAVALLMNKETANEGFDKVKNLSERNYPEATYLLSRIYYGGKSNTDSIKTMQKNLAKQYIPDNQLSHELIKKVVRADSSNYKALYELGSNYLGGKVRTNLDIRNLDSASYLLNKGLQQAKDNNDSYYIEKFKNQLNQIPGKQ, from the coding sequence ATGACGACGATCAAACTTGAAGGTAATACAGAACAATCCAAGGGAATCTATTATGAATACGATCCCTACTCAACACCACTTGGCATAGGAGGAATGGGGAAAGTTTTTAAAGGTAGACAAGTCTGTAAATCTACCAATTCTGTCACAGATGTAGCCATCAAATTCATGTTTGAAGTTTTACCTGTAAGCTTTATAGAGCGCGCGCGCAGAGAAGCATCCATACAAATTGACAACGAAAATCTTCTTAAAATGATGGGATTTGTCCAAACAGAAGAAACTTCTGTACTTGGAGAAATCAAATATCGTTATCATGTAGTGAGTGAACTTCTCGACGGAATTGTGTTGTCGGACTTGCTAGATGGTAATATTGACTCTCAAACAAACGATCACGTTTTCGCCCGCAAACTATATGCAGAACACAAAGAGTCACCTTATCAATTTGCATTAACGGTAATCAAGAGCATATTGTCGGGTATTATGGCCTTGCACGACTGCGGTTATATTCACCGAGACATCGACCCCAGCAATATAATGATTACAAAAGACGGAAAAATCAAATTAATTGATTTTGGAATAGCCAAGCAGTTATCCAGTTTGAACACTACAGACAAAACACTAACTTCCGCAGGCGTATTTATCGGTAAACCCAAATATGCTGCGCCCGAACTGGTTTTAGGCGACATAAACCATCAGGGAAGAACTACAGACATCTATTCAGTAGGCATATTGCTCTACCAGCTCATCACAGGGCATTTACCGTTCGAAGGTCCCGATCATATAATTTTGAATGCCCAGTTACACCGAAATGTCCCGTTAAATGAAATAAAACAGTCAAAATTACGCACGATAATTAAAAAAGCCACCGCCAAAAATCAGAATGAACGCTATCAATCAGCGGCAGAATTCAGAGTAGCCATCGAACAGATAGAGGAACTTAGCTATCCGGACAGGTACATCAGGTTTCCTTTCGGATTGGTAGATAATAAGAAAAAAACTGTCCTATCTTTTTCTGCATCTTTTATTCTTATAGCATGTATAGGTTTATACTTGAACGGGAAAGAAATTTCTCCAGATCCACGAAATAAAACCGTAGAAAAAAATGTTGCCTCTACTGCTTCAACCCCCTCCGATGCATCCGAATTTAAAGGAGCTGTCGCACTGCTTATGAATAAAGAAACTGCCAATGAAGGCTTTGATAAAGTAAAAAACCTATCTGAAAGGAATTATCCAGAAGCAACATATTTATTAAGCCGCATTTATTATGGGGGAAAAAGTAATACCGATTCGATAAAAACCATGCAAAAGAACCTGGCAAAACAATATATTCCGGATAACCAATTATCTCACGAACTGATTAAAAAGGTAGTCCGGGCAGACAGCTCCAACTACAAGGCACTATACGAATTGGGAAGCAACTATCTCGGAGGCAAAGTCCGCACGAATCTTGATATACGGAATCTAGACTCAGCCAGTTACCTTCTGAATAAAGGACTTCAACAGGCAAAAGATAACAACGATTCATATTACATAGAAAAATTTAAGAATCAATTAAATCAAATACCAGGTAAGCAATGA
- a CDS encoding serine/threonine-protein kinase has translation MNLQCVVQKPDDPNIYLYVVNEWFCYNTQSEPLGNGSMGTVYLGYRMQNGERVAIKRVKDSFSNNYSIRERAKQEASLAFRHPNLVEMLGYCEYAPNYGPIFIISKFIYGITLDKHVKTYLNDREDRVYKICNCILSVLDALDYIHSRGVVHRDIKPINIMVENGMNIRLMDLGIARMNQGNKFSAYGFVGTPQYAAPEQIIRDANSSVQINASTDVYELGITFYELLAGKNPFDCESEVMTLTKQMTEKLPSNSEIPRKLMQVIWKATEKTQIKRYQSAREFKTAIQNAMQVNQSIWQSLTDKFEKYPILIGGILGIIITTIIILIM, from the coding sequence ATGAATCTGCAGTGTGTGGTTCAAAAACCGGACGATCCCAATATTTACTTGTATGTCGTAAACGAATGGTTCTGCTATAACACGCAAAGCGAACCTTTAGGAAATGGCTCAATGGGAACAGTTTATCTTGGATACCGTATGCAAAACGGAGAGAGAGTGGCCATAAAAAGAGTAAAAGACTCCTTTTCTAATAATTATTCCATTCGCGAGCGGGCAAAACAGGAAGCCTCATTAGCATTCAGACATCCCAATTTGGTAGAAATGCTGGGATACTGCGAATATGCCCCGAATTATGGTCCGATTTTTATCATAAGCAAATTCATTTACGGAATAACATTAGACAAACACGTAAAGACATATCTTAATGACAGAGAAGACCGAGTTTACAAAATCTGCAATTGTATCCTGTCGGTACTCGACGCATTGGATTACATTCATTCACGCGGAGTTGTTCACCGGGACATAAAGCCTATCAATATCATGGTTGAGAATGGCATGAATATCAGGTTAATGGATCTGGGAATTGCCCGGATGAATCAGGGCAATAAATTCTCTGCCTATGGATTTGTGGGAACCCCTCAGTATGCGGCACCCGAACAAATCATACGCGATGCCAATTCGTCGGTACAAATCAACGCATCTACAGATGTATATGAGCTAGGCATTACATTTTACGAATTGCTAGCTGGCAAAAATCCTTTCGATTGTGAATCGGAAGTAATGACGCTCACTAAACAAATGACTGAAAAGCTACCGTCCAACAGCGAAATTCCGCGCAAGCTAATGCAGGTAATCTGGAAAGCAACTGAAAAAACACAAATCAAACGCTACCAATCGGCACGTGAATTCAAAACAGCAATTCAAAATGCTATGCAAGTAAACCAAAGTATCTGGCAATCACTAACAGATAAATTTGAAAAATATCCCATACTTATTGGAGGGATACTTGGAATTATCATTACAACAATTATAATACTGATTATGTAG
- a CDS encoding protein phosphatase 2C domain-containing protein gives MESIKTAKDIIGFIESRIGGRSENQDSCGYSDTELGLLIVVCDGMGGTAGGKTASLIAVNEIIQGVKDSDLQEEPSMVLIRAIRRANMAIIKQSNTDSSLQGMGTTATVLLLNNNSAVLAHVGDSRIYQFRGKSKIFRTFDHSMVFDLVKQKVITEEQARLSEQSNMITRALGIKPDVEVDVCERAYEKGDRFLLCTDGISGCLPETDLIKLSTYRKGSLGAALESLTIKVDSIGRDNGGNHDNLTAALIETNSNSIIKEKMSRQIRNILATLLALFILSISFNVILINRENAESGQLLKRDSTAITTPSASRQQSEELIKIKDSLKSAQTKYDSLSYRLTKIQKKEGIKSDTLSILLKQVQKNLKELQKDQASFEKQLIAANKEGLNSKTKASFGKLMSKLNELIKLLDKQLVATKKN, from the coding sequence ATGGAATCAATAAAAACAGCGAAAGATATAATTGGATTTATCGAATCCCGAATAGGAGGCCGATCAGAAAATCAAGACTCATGTGGCTATTCAGATACCGAATTAGGTTTGTTGATAGTTGTATGTGATGGAATGGGTGGAACCGCCGGAGGAAAAACGGCTTCACTTATCGCCGTCAATGAGATCATTCAGGGAGTTAAGGATTCTGATCTGCAGGAAGAACCGTCTATGGTTCTCATTAGAGCCATTCGAAGGGCCAATATGGCGATTATTAAACAATCCAATACCGATTCCTCATTGCAGGGAATGGGTACCACGGCAACTGTACTACTCCTTAACAATAACTCCGCCGTATTGGCACATGTAGGCGACAGTCGTATCTATCAATTCAGAGGAAAATCAAAAATCTTCCGCACATTTGATCACTCCATGGTTTTCGATCTTGTAAAGCAAAAAGTGATAACAGAAGAACAAGCAAGATTATCGGAACAATCCAACATGATTACAAGAGCGCTGGGGATTAAACCCGATGTAGAAGTAGACGTTTGCGAAAGGGCCTACGAGAAAGGAGATCGGTTCTTACTATGCACCGATGGTATATCCGGATGCCTTCCCGAAACTGACCTTATCAAGCTATCCACCTACCGAAAAGGATCTTTAGGAGCGGCACTTGAGTCGCTCACAATTAAAGTCGATTCCATTGGTCGCGACAACGGTGGCAATCACGATAATCTTACAGCCGCATTAATCGAAACAAATTCAAACTCTATAATAAAGGAAAAAATGAGCAGACAAATAAGAAACATTCTGGCAACCCTTTTAGCGTTATTTATTTTAAGCATCTCGTTCAATGTGATACTCATTAACAGGGAAAACGCTGAATCCGGACAGTTATTAAAAAGAGATAGTACCGCAATAACCACCCCATCTGCTAGCCGGCAGCAGTCAGAAGAACTGATCAAGATCAAAGATAGCCTCAAATCGGCCCAGACCAAATACGACAGCTTGTCATACAGACTTACTAAAATTCAGAAAAAAGAAGGAATAAAATCCGACACGCTTTCTATTTTGTTAAAACAAGTTCAGAAAAACTTAAAGGAATTACAAAAAGATCAGGCCTCTTTCGAAAAACAGCTTATCGCCGCCAATAAAGAAGGGCTGAACTCTAAAACCAAAGCATCCTTTGGAAAACTAATGAGTAAACTCAATGAGCTTATAAAGTTATTGGACAAGCAACTTGTTGCAACAAAAAAGAACTAA
- a CDS encoding FHA domain-containing protein has product MKALLIGRGDECDIVLSDNSDLISRQHATLNLYPSGKITIVDQGRNGTYVNGIKITSNTPFPVTRNDVISFAHVRQLDWSLVPRNNAWMKYPILAFAALLLVTGTYFAVNNSTRTPKQETSVAVADSIAAKDTTAKDTAKADTAKIDSISQSRQKEKPNNKKKPNKDSQKDSTDSKKKTEDKKPENAKASNASKLPL; this is encoded by the coding sequence ATGAAAGCACTACTAATTGGAAGAGGAGACGAATGTGATATCGTTCTATCAGACAACAGCGATCTGATAAGCCGGCAGCATGCAACCCTCAATCTCTATCCATCCGGCAAGATAACAATAGTGGATCAGGGAAGGAACGGCACGTATGTTAATGGAATCAAAATTACGTCCAATACACCTTTCCCGGTAACCCGAAATGATGTGATCTCTTTTGCCCATGTCCGTCAGCTCGACTGGAGTCTGGTTCCACGCAACAATGCATGGATGAAATATCCTATACTTGCATTTGCGGCACTTCTTCTGGTTACAGGTACCTACTTTGCAGTTAATAATTCTACCCGAACACCAAAACAAGAAACTTCAGTTGCCGTTGCAGATTCCATCGCTGCAAAAGATACCACCGCAAAAGATACGGCAAAAGCTGATACAGCTAAAATAGATTCTATATCACAATCTCGACAAAAAGAAAAACCCAATAACAAAAAGAAACCGAACAAGGATTCTCAAAAAGATTCTACTGATAGTAAGAAAAAAACCGAAGATAAGAAACCAGAGAATGCAAAAGCATCTAATGCAAGTAAACTACCATTATAA
- a CDS encoding FHA domain-containing protein → MRLLTIGRSPSSNIVYTSQAVSALHAELILLNNGDIILIDKNSVNGTFVMNKQVKPETEVTVRRGDSIRFADKELQWGDIPIVENNSKYKCLYGIGSNYRNEIQLPGNTISRFHATLKITKDNKAYIEDHSKNGTTINGVKIQSGENIRLKRKDVILCGGEPVDIKKYISTSLFDKSRNAIITLGTAAAIIAGVFLMQGTDFHDLFPFTKNPTPAELIPATVYVHAKYVIVVTLEDDPFIYGINGWPKEWIYGELNDEFVFDPDIQSPLSYSGTSFFITKSGIMGTNRHIALPWEYLSDINKEKIHQNIELIRHELLPSNELNINNLEKLLTEKSFLSQKLSDYIFKQYNQNPENLESVIKEVNGWITRFKKSPVKISGRIIYMAVGYPNRNYDSEQEFARCTVLKASDDPKKDVALLQLNDKKTPKDIKYIYDILQAKTDPKSLKPQGEDLYTTGYPAGLNLGLRNEDGGLKPTIHKVTISKEPGEIDFEFQGEELGGASGSPIFDRKGHLVGVLWGGYIGTATFGTACLVKHIKELYDKTNTK, encoded by the coding sequence ATGAGACTATTAACCATCGGGAGATCTCCCTCCTCCAATATAGTATATACCAGTCAGGCAGTAAGCGCACTTCACGCCGAACTTATTCTTCTCAATAATGGAGATATTATTTTGATCGACAAAAACAGTGTGAACGGGACATTTGTCATGAACAAGCAAGTCAAACCCGAAACAGAAGTAACCGTACGCCGTGGAGATTCTATCCGGTTTGCCGACAAGGAGCTACAATGGGGCGACATCCCTATAGTGGAAAACAATAGTAAGTACAAATGTTTATATGGAATCGGGAGCAATTATCGCAATGAAATCCAGTTACCCGGTAATACCATCAGCCGTTTTCATGCTACATTAAAAATAACCAAAGACAATAAAGCATATATAGAAGACCATAGCAAAAACGGCACTACAATTAATGGGGTAAAGATTCAAAGTGGGGAAAATATACGTTTAAAACGAAAAGACGTGATACTTTGCGGTGGAGAGCCTGTCGACATAAAAAAGTATATATCAACCTCCTTATTCGATAAAAGCAGAAATGCAATTATCACCCTGGGAACAGCAGCCGCAATTATAGCAGGAGTATTTCTTATGCAAGGGACTGATTTTCATGACTTATTTCCATTTACAAAAAATCCTACACCTGCCGAGTTAATTCCGGCTACAGTTTATGTACATGCCAAATACGTCATCGTGGTAACACTGGAAGATGATCCGTTTATTTACGGAATAAATGGTTGGCCCAAAGAGTGGATTTATGGCGAATTAAACGATGAATTTGTTTTCGATCCCGATATCCAAAGCCCACTATCTTATTCAGGTACCTCATTTTTTATTACTAAAAGCGGGATAATGGGAACAAACCGGCATATAGCACTTCCCTGGGAGTATTTAAGCGACATTAATAAAGAGAAGATTCATCAGAATATCGAATTGATTCGTCACGAGTTGCTCCCTTCAAATGAGCTAAATATAAATAATCTGGAAAAATTGCTAACGGAAAAGAGCTTTCTAAGTCAGAAATTGAGCGACTATATATTTAAACAATACAACCAAAATCCCGAAAATTTAGAATCAGTAATTAAAGAAGTAAATGGATGGATAACAAGATTTAAAAAATCTCCTGTTAAAATCTCCGGACGGATTATATACATGGCTGTTGGATATCCCAACCGAAATTATGATTCAGAACAGGAATTTGCCCGCTGTACGGTATTAAAGGCATCAGACGACCCCAAAAAAGATGTTGCCCTTTTACAACTTAACGATAAAAAGACTCCTAAAGATATAAAATATATCTATGATATCCTTCAAGCTAAAACTGATCCAAAATCTTTAAAACCCCAGGGAGAAGATTTATACACAACGGGGTATCCAGCAGGACTAAATTTGGGATTAAGAAATGAAGACGGCGGACTGAAGCCCACAATCCATAAAGTGACCATAAGTAAAGAACCCGGAGAAATTGATTTTGAGTTTCAAGGCGAAGAGCTGGGAGGAGCAAGTGGTTCTCCAATTTTTGACAGAAAGGGTCATTTGGTTGGTGTACTATGGGGTGGATATATTGGCACAGCCACTTTTGGGACGGCTTGTCTGGTAAAGCATATCAAGGAGCTATATGATAAAACCAATACAAAATAG